The Conger conger chromosome 15, fConCon1.1, whole genome shotgun sequence genome contains a region encoding:
- the LOC133111278 gene encoding histone H2B-like, giving the protein MPEPAKSAPKKGSKKAVAKTTGKGGKKRRKSRKESYAIYVYKVLKQVHPDTGISSKAMGIMNSFVSDIFERIAGESSRLAHYNKRSTISSREIQTAVRLLLPGELAKHAVSEGTKAVTKYTSSK; this is encoded by the coding sequence ATGCCTGAGCCTGCGAAGTCTGCGCCCAAGAAGGGTTCGAAGAAGGCCGTCGCGAAGACCACTGGGAAAGGAGGGAAGAAGCGCAGAAAGTCCAGGAAGGAGAGCTATGCGATCTACGTGTACAAGGTCTTGAAGCAAGTGCATCCTGACACCGGCATTTCATCCAAGGCCATGGGCATCATGAACTCGTTTGTGAGCGACATCTTTGAACGTATCGCTGGCGAGTCTTCCCGCTTGGCTCACTACAATAAGCGTTCTACCATCAGCTCAAGGGAGATCCAGACTGCAGTGCGCCTTCTCCTGCCTGGAGAGCTGGCTAAACACGCAGTTTCTGAGGGCACCAAGGCCGTCACCAAGTACACCAGCTCCAAGTAA
- the LOC133111233 gene encoding histone H3-like — translation MVLSMARTKQTARKSTGGKAPRKQLATKAARKSAPATGGVKKPHRYRPGTVALREIRRYQKSTELLIRKLPFQRLVREIAQDFKTDLRFQSSAVMALQEASEAYLVGLFEDTNLCAIHAKRVTIMPKDIQLARRIRGERA, via the exons atggtgctgt CAATGGCTAGAACCAAGCAGACAGCACGTAAATCTACCGGTGGGAAAGCTCCTAGGAAGCAGCTCGCCACTAAGGCTGCACGTAAGAGCGCGCCAGCCACAGGTGGCGTGAAGAAACCTCATCGTTACAGGCCAGGAACTGTAGCTTTGCGAGAAATCCGTCgctatcagaagtctactgaaCTTTTGATTCGCAAGCTGCCCTTCCAGCGCCTTGTACGAGAGATCGCTCAGGATTTCAAGACCGATCTCCGCTTCCAAAGCTCCGCTGTTATGGCTTTGCAGGAGGCAAGTGAGGCATATCTGGTTGGTCTGTTCGAGGACACCAACCTGTGTGCCATTCACGCCAAGCGAGTGACAATCATGCCTAAGGATATCCAGCTGGCCCGCCGCATTCGCGGAGAGCGCGCTTAA
- the LOC133111240 gene encoding histone H2A-like, translating into MSGRGKTGGKTRAKAKTRSSRAGLQFPVGRVHRLLRKGNYAERVGAGAPVYLAAVLEYLTAEILELAGNAARDNKKTRIIPRHLQLAVRNDEELNKLLGGVTIAQGGVLPNIQAVLLPKKTEKAVKK; encoded by the coding sequence ATGAGTGGCAGGGGCAAGACTGGTGGTAAAACGAGGGCAAAGGCTAAAACTCGCTCATCGAGGGCTGGGCTCCAGTTCCCGGTTGGTCGCGTTCACCGACTGCTCCGTAAAGGCAACTATGCCGAACGTGTTGGTGCCGGTGCTCCAGTTTATCTGGCTGCTGTGCTCGAATATCTGACCGCTGAGATCCTGGAGTTGGCTGGTAACGCTGCCCGAGATAACAAGAAAACCCGCATCATTCCCAGACATCTGCAGCTGGCAGTACGGAACGACGAAGAGTTGAATAAGCTCCTTGGAGGCGTCACAATTGCTCAGGGAGGAGTTCTGCCCAACATCCAAGCTGTGCTGCTCCCCAAAAAGACCGAAAAGGCAGTGAAGAAGTAA
- the LOC133111214 gene encoding histone H1-like: MAEDAPAPAAAAPAKTTKKKTAIKPKSTGPSLKDLILKEVSASKERSGVSLPALKKGLVAGGYNLDKNNYRVKVAVKAMVANGTLLQIKGKGASGSFKVNKKTVEEKKPATKKPATKAALKVKTVATKKVVAKKPAAKKSPKKSAPPKLKKSPKKSPKKAKKTTIAKKPVAAKKSAKKSEKPVAKKVTKSPKKTKAINSKVAKPRSVKKAAPKKK, from the coding sequence ATGGCAGAAGATGCGCCAGCTCCCGCCGCAGCCGCTCCGGCTAAGACCACCAAGAAGAAAACGGCAATCAAGCCCAAGAGTACAGGGCCTAGCCTTAAAGATTTGATCCTGAAGGAAGTGTCTGCCTCCAAGGAGAGAAGCGGAGTGTCCCTGCCTGCGTTGAAGAAAGGGCTGGTCGCCGGTGGCTACAACCTAGATAAAAATAACTATCGGGTAAAGGTGGCAGTTAAGGCTATGGTGGCAAATGGGACCCTGCTTCAGATTAAGGGAAAAGGTGCTTCTGGTTCTTTTAAGGTCAACAAGAAGACCGTTGAAGAGAAGAAGCCAGCCACGAAGAAGCCGGCCACGAAAGCAGCCCTTAAAGTTAAGACTGTTGCGACTAAAAAGGTGGTAGCAAAGAAGCCTGCGGCGAAAAAGTCACCGAAGAAGTCCGCTCCACCTAAGCTGAAGAAGAGCCCGAAGAAGAGCCCAAAGAAGGCCAAGAAGACGACTATTGCGAAGAAGCCGGTCGCTGCGAAGAAGTCGGCCAAGAAAAGCGAGAAGCCAGTGGCAAAGAAGGTAACCAAAAGCCCTAAGAAAACGAAGGCAATCAATTCAAAAGTTGCCAAACCCAGGAGCGTCAAGAAAGCTGCTCCCAAGAAGAAGTGA